In the genome of Chroococcidiopsis sp. TS-821, the window AAACAGAATGTTGCAATTGATACTCTAAGTTGTGAAAGGAAGAGAAAAAGTGAAGGTTAGGAGGAATTAAAAATGGAATTTTTAGCATGGATTCTTCTAGGTCTAATAGCAGGCGCGATCGCAAAAGCTATATATCCTGGTCACCAAGGAGGCGGCATCCTAGCAACAATTATTTTGGGTATTCTGGGTGCTTTGGTCGGGGGTTGGTTAGGTAATACCTTGTTCGGTGGAGTGGGGGCAGGAGCAGCAGTAGGTGCGCTTACAATACCCAGCATTATCTTTGCCGTTTTGGGCGCAATTATCCTTCTCTTCATCTGGGGCTTAATTACTCGTCGTACTGCATAAACTGCATAAGACAATACACGCACTTGAAAAACAAAAGGCTTTTTTACTCCTCTAGCACCTACTAGAGGAGTTTCAATATATTCTAATATTCTAAAGTAATTGAAAAAATTGTCAAAAACTAATAAAAATCTCCTAGGTGTCTAGCGATCGCAAAAGATAAAAAAAATTTTGTTATTAGAAATAATACTAGAAAGCTTAGACTTTATCTTGAAAAACGATGGAAAAAGTCCCCGAACAACTATTCTTCTAATAATTAAATACTTATAATGTTAGGTGTTTTGTTGATGGAAGAAAAAACGGAGTGCCAGCAAAATGTTAGAACTTTACCAATTTGAATTATCGCACTATTCAGAAAAAGTTCGTTTAATACTAGATTTTAAAGGCTTGGCTTATCGCAAAATTGAGGTAACTCCTGGAGTAGGACAGCTAGAGCTTTTTCGGTTGACAGGTCAAAGGCAAGTTCCCGTGCTCAAGGATGGTAACCAATATATTGCAGATTCTACACAAATAGCTAAATATCTCGAACGCAAGTATCCCGATCGCCCAATTATTCCCTCCGATCCAAAACAGCGTGCAATGTGTTTGCTGATTGAAGAATGGGCAGACGAATCAATTGGTATCAAAAGCCGCAAAGCATTATTTGGCGCACTTGCTCAAAGTGAAAACTTCCGTAAGTCACTGTTACCAATGGCAACTCCCGATCTCGTAAAAACACTAGTAGGAGCTGTGCCTAATGATGTTCTCAAAGTACTAGGTTTTGGTGTAGGCTACGGACCTGATGTTGTTAAATCCGCAGAAGAAGATTTAAAACAAGATTTAGAAGCATTGTGTTTGTTACTTGCGGAGAGTCCATACTTAGTTGGAGATCAACCGACACTTGCTGATTTAGCCGTTGCAAGCTTAGCAATGCTACTTAAGTTTCCTGACGGACCTTACCTAGAGTTACCAGCGACATTAAAAGGGAAAGGAATTCCAGGTTTAGGGGACAATATCGCGTATCAACCATTTTTTGAGTGGCGCGATCGCCTGTATGCCCAGTATCGCAAACCTGTAACAGGAGTTAGTACAGTTGGTTCTGCACCAACATCAATTCAAATCGATTAAATGTATAAGAGGTCAGGGATCGGGGTTCAGAGGTCAGGAAAAGACAAAAGTTTGTGCGGAATGTGTTGGCGATTGACCGAGTAGAAAATAATGTGTTGTGTATTACGTTCTACGCTTTTTCAATACAATTCCTCTGACCCTCAACCTCAGAGCGCTGACCTCTCTAAACAAATCGGTAGCCAGAAAGAAAAATCCGACGTAAGATAAGGCTGCATAAGGAAGGATCGCAGGGAATGCTATGAATTCGGGACAGCCGTTAGGGTCAGTCACACAAGGGTCACTCAGCCAAGGGTTAGAAGTGAGATTGCATCCGGATGTTTCTGTAGAAGATATGCGGGTAGGAAAATTCCTCATTGTCGAAGGCGTGCGATCGCGTTTTTTCTGCATGCTTACCGACGTCGCGCTCTCGACTTCGAGCAATCGCATTGTTGCTAATCCTCCTAGCCCCAACGATGATTTCTTACGAGATGTACTAGCTGGAAGTGGTACCTATGGCACGATTAACCTGACCCCGATGTTGATGTTTACGCCGGAGGAAGTGAGGAACCGGGGATCGGAAATTGGCGATCGAAGACTGAATAATACGAATGGCAGTAACGGTAGTTCCTTAGCCTCGTTTCAGCCGCAAAGCAGTAGTAATATGGAACTCTTGCCTGTAAAGACAGTTCCGAGTCACTTTAGTCAAGTTTACGAAGCTTCAGAGCGGGATTTTCGAGCAGTGTTCGGCTGGGAAGACGATCCGCACCGCCGGAACTTTGCAATCGGTCAGCCGTTAGATATGGATGTACCAATTTGTCTTGACTTGGATCGCTTTGTCGAACGCAGTAACGGTGTTTTTGGTAAATCTGGTACTGGAAAATCGTTTTTAACTCGCCTGCTACTATCTGGAATTATTCGCAAACGCGCAGCCGTTAACTTAATTTTTGATATGCACTCGGAGTATGGTTGGGAAGCTGTATCGGAAGGGAAACAATATAGTACCGTCAAAGGCTTGCGCCAACTGTTTCCTGGACAAGTGCAAATGTATACTCTCGATCCTGAATCAACAAAACGGCGTGGGGTACGCGACGCGCAAGAACTTTATCTTAGTTACGACCAAATCGAAATTGAAGACATTCGCCTAGTCGGACAAGAGTTAAATCTATCAGAAGCGAGTTTAGATAATGCCAATATTCTCTTCAGTGAATTTGGTAAGTCTTGGATTCTTCAGTTGTTAAATATGACCAACGAAGAAATTCAGATGTTTTGCGATGAAAAGCGGGGTCATAAAGGTTCACTTTTGGCACTGCAACGTAAATTGATGCGCCTGGAAAATCTCAAGTATATGCGCTCTGCGTGTCCGCACAACTACGTCGATCAAATCTTGCAGTCGCTCGAAGCAGGTAAACACGTTGTTGTTGAGTTCGGCTCGCAGTCGGATATGCTTTCTTATATGCTTGTCACGAATATGATTACGCGGCGAATTCACCGCGCGTACGTCCGCAAAGCTGAGAAATTCTTGCAATCAAAAAATGCAAGCGATCGCCCAACGCAATTAGTGATCACTATCGAAGAAGCCCACCGCTTTCTCGATCCTCGTGTCGTCGGACAAACGATCTTTGGGACGATTGCACGAGAGATGCGCAAATACTTTGTTACCCTGTTGGTCGTAGATCAGCGTCCATCGGGAATTGATAATGAAGTCATGTCGCAAATCGGTACGAGAATCACTGCACTCCTCAACGACGAA includes:
- a CDS encoding glutathione S-transferase family protein, which codes for MLELYQFELSHYSEKVRLILDFKGLAYRKIEVTPGVGQLELFRLTGQRQVPVLKDGNQYIADSTQIAKYLERKYPDRPIIPSDPKQRAMCLLIEEWADESIGIKSRKALFGALAQSENFRKSLLPMATPDLVKTLVGAVPNDVLKVLGFGVGYGPDVVKSAEEDLKQDLEALCLLLAESPYLVGDQPTLADLAVASLAMLLKFPDGPYLELPATLKGKGIPGLGDNIAYQPFFEWRDRLYAQYRKPVTGVSTVGSAPTSIQID
- a CDS encoding GlsB/YeaQ/YmgE family stress response membrane protein: MEFLAWILLGLIAGAIAKAIYPGHQGGGILATIILGILGALVGGWLGNTLFGGVGAGAAVGALTIPSIIFAVLGAIILLFIWGLITRRTA
- a CDS encoding ATP-binding protein — encoded protein: MNSGQPLGSVTQGSLSQGLEVRLHPDVSVEDMRVGKFLIVEGVRSRFFCMLTDVALSTSSNRIVANPPSPNDDFLRDVLAGSGTYGTINLTPMLMFTPEEVRNRGSEIGDRRLNNTNGSNGSSLASFQPQSSSNMELLPVKTVPSHFSQVYEASERDFRAVFGWEDDPHRRNFAIGQPLDMDVPICLDLDRFVERSNGVFGKSGTGKSFLTRLLLSGIIRKRAAVNLIFDMHSEYGWEAVSEGKQYSTVKGLRQLFPGQVQMYTLDPESTKRRGVRDAQELYLSYDQIEIEDIRLVGQELNLSEASLDNANILFSEFGKSWILQLLNMTNEEIQMFCDEKRGHKGSLLALQRKLMRLENLKYMRSACPHNYVDQILQSLEAGKHVVVEFGSQSDMLSYMLVTNMITRRIHRAYVRKAEKFLQSKNASDRPTQLVITIEEAHRFLDPRVVGQTIFGTIAREMRKYFVTLLVVDQRPSGIDNEVMSQIGTRITALLNDEKDIDAIFTGVSGAQSLRSVLAKLDSKQQALILGHAVPMPVVVRTRPYDTQFYAEIGDVDWEEKSDSEVFAAAELAKADLGF